The Oikeobacillus pervagus DNA window GATCATCCACGTCAGTTCCACATTTTCTTTCATACCCTACATCTAGAGATTTTTTGACGTCCTTATCTAAATCACTCATTAATGAAAAATTAGCATCCCCATCAACAGCATAATAAATGGCGCCTTTTGGAACGTTTCTTTTCAATAAAAAATTTTCATCCACAGATTCTAATTCTAAGTATATTCCTTCATTTTTCCCATTGATGTTTAAAGTGACATAGCGTGATTGTGGTGCTAAAACCCCTATAGCAGAAAAAAAATCTAAGGATAGTTTGTTTCTTATTAAGGAGGGATCATTATATTCTGCATTTAAATGAACTTCGTTTGCCATCCGAAACGTTTTCGGCTTATAGAACGAAATATAATATGATTTTTTCTTTAACTTTCGAATATGAGAACCCCGATAGTTAAGATCAATTTCAAACTTTTTATTATTTACTTTCAAAGTTGCAGGTACAGGATCCTCACACCAAATATCATTCCTTAGCTCTCTTATATCTAATGGATGAATATATATATGATACCGTGGTAATTTCTCCATACTCCCCACCACCTTACTCTTTTCCTTCATAATCTATGCCCACAAAAA harbors:
- a CDS encoding CotH kinase family protein; this translates as MGSMEKLPRYHIYIHPLDIRELRNDIWCEDPVPATLKVNNKKFEIDLNYRGSHIRKLKKKSYYISFYKPKTFRMANEVHLNAEYNDPSLIRNKLSLDFFSAIGVLAPQSRYVTLNINGKNEGIYLELESVDENFLLKRNVPKGAIYYAVDGDANFSLMSDLDKDVKKSLDVGYERKCGTDVDDQYLHEMIMKINTIPKDHFEKEIPQYMNVNQYLLWLAGVILTQNYDGFVHNYALYRNENTGQFEVMPWDYDATWGRDVHGEIMEEDYVPITGFNTLTARILDVQSFRKQYQKILSRILQHQFTIEYLKPKIESLQQLIRPYVLEDPYEKDRIERFDQEQEIILQYIDKRAEYIKSHLYKLN